The following are encoded in a window of Cytophagia bacterium CHB2 genomic DNA:
- a CDS encoding glycosyltransferase family 2 protein: MLAFFWICVFLILWVYVGYPLLLWAMNRFLPAKPVQRAEIEPVVTLMISAYNEENVIRRKIENSINLDYPRAKLDIIVISDCSEDGTDAIVREYEAQNVRLLRMPERGGKTAGLNAAMPHARGEIVIFSDANAMYHRAVVRNMARNFADPSVGCVTGESRYNVEGSSQSSESENLYWRYELALKKMESNVSSLVGGDGAIYAIRKKLFKPLQPSDLSDFVNPLQISAQGFRNVYEPEAISYEDAGETFEKEFRRKVRIVNRAWRGLWRVASVLNPLRFGFFTIQVISHKFLRWLIPVFMAGALLSNALLVTQSPFFLVIGIGQILFYMLATVGWLQSQRGAIPRAFYVPYYFCLVNYASLLGILNYYRGQTFTMWQTVREPGA; encoded by the coding sequence ATGCTTGCCTTTTTCTGGATTTGTGTTTTTCTCATTTTATGGGTTTATGTCGGCTATCCGCTTTTGCTGTGGGCGATGAATCGTTTTCTTCCCGCCAAACCGGTGCAGCGCGCCGAAATTGAGCCTGTCGTGACGCTGATGATCAGCGCCTACAACGAAGAAAATGTCATTCGCCGCAAAATCGAGAACAGCATCAATCTCGACTATCCGCGCGCGAAGTTGGATATTATTGTGATTTCCGATTGTTCGGAAGACGGCACGGACGCTATTGTGCGCGAATATGAAGCGCAAAACGTGCGATTGCTGCGCATGCCGGAACGGGGCGGCAAAACCGCCGGTTTGAACGCCGCGATGCCGCATGCCCGCGGTGAGATTGTGATTTTTTCGGATGCCAACGCCATGTATCATCGCGCCGTGGTGCGCAACATGGCGCGCAATTTTGCCGATCCCTCTGTCGGTTGCGTCACCGGCGAGTCGCGCTATAACGTTGAAGGATCGAGCCAATCGAGTGAGAGCGAGAATCTTTATTGGCGTTATGAGCTTGCCCTAAAAAAAATGGAAAGCAATGTCAGCTCGCTGGTCGGCGGCGACGGCGCGATTTACGCCATTCGCAAAAAATTGTTCAAACCGCTGCAACCCTCCGATCTCAGCGACTTTGTCAATCCCTTGCAAATTTCCGCGCAAGGCTTTCGCAATGTCTATGAACCGGAAGCGATTTCGTACGAAGACGCCGGCGAGACATTTGAAAAAGAGTTTCGCCGCAAAGTTCGCATTGTCAATCGCGCCTGGCGCGGCCTGTGGCGGGTGGCCAGCGTTTTGAATCCGCTGCGCTTTGGTTTCTTTACCATTCAAGTCATTTCACACAAGTTTCTGCGCTGGCTGATTCCGGTTTTTATGGCGGGCGCGCTGCTCAGCAATGCATTGTTGGTCACGCAATCGCCGTTCTTTCTCGTGATTGGAATCGGGCAGATTTTGTTTTACATGCTGGCCACGGTGGGCTGGCTGCAATCGCAGCGCGGCGCGATTCCCCGGGCGTTTTATGTGCCGTACTATTTTTGCCTCGTCAATTATGCCTCGTTGTTGGGCATACTGAATTATTATCGCGGGCAAACCTTTACGATGTGGCAAACCGTGCGGGAACCGGGAGCGTGA
- a CDS encoding anti-sigma factor antagonist (This anti-anti-sigma factor, or anti-sigma factor antagonist, belongs to a family that includes characterized members SpoIIAA, RsbV, RsfA, and RsfB.): MSAKRRLIEAVEVTEEGIHIVRLMKVFDASSLDEFEKVLAYLLSRNHYRIVVDLTSVEFISSAGWGAFTAELRRVRDNGGDIRLAGMNPDVLDVFLLLELDSFINAYDTVDDAILSFDAATERAPQQDFFAGAGAGFLPVEHAAPDPDLFDSSRLPHELEHDHQNAVASHEETYTGGVEQHSSLPFSEATAPEPLVDEEPFSLPTATAEPDLLSSVADEFFNWSPYGSGDAASFENKATTTPKEFEAPHFESDESSYENEDVPLDHRASGVYEDSNEPSETSLWAGDLSEDESESPPSNVSPHAVARDSFDAVDPEQVSGASAQTEQFYDDFASQDINDPWILDEIDTLPEEYEMEEVNWRDDSGYVEKTPTFLDENREASSGYSSPDPGAGKSFGGGADNSAAVKQAATQEVRLKDYMTAWAAAQKKPTAKAESAPENGSRQELSQRQNVSVNPAAPRQRPGETPATAPAFAHIDQHSKQAFRNGPQPIRKLQTTQRMQFDGDRSALIRQIVSEHPHYGPTMIQKFLEVRIEPAISVSRSTVYRWLRQEELNTREQRLQFAGRATTN, encoded by the coding sequence TTGTCAGCGAAGAGGCGATTGATCGAAGCAGTCGAAGTGACGGAAGAAGGCATTCATATCGTCCGCCTCATGAAGGTCTTTGACGCTTCGAGCTTGGATGAATTTGAAAAAGTGCTTGCCTACTTGTTGTCGCGCAACCACTATCGCATCGTCGTGGATCTCACCAGTGTGGAATTCATTTCGTCGGCCGGTTGGGGCGCGTTTACCGCCGAGCTGCGCCGTGTGCGTGATAATGGCGGCGACATTCGTTTGGCAGGCATGAATCCGGATGTGCTTGATGTTTTCCTGTTGTTGGAATTGGACAGCTTCATCAACGCTTACGATACCGTTGATGACGCCATTCTTTCCTTCGATGCAGCAACGGAGCGCGCGCCGCAGCAAGATTTTTTTGCTGGGGCCGGTGCAGGGTTTTTGCCTGTGGAGCATGCCGCCCCGGATCCTGACTTGTTTGATTCTTCGAGGTTGCCGCATGAACTGGAGCATGATCATCAGAATGCCGTCGCAAGTCATGAGGAGACTTATACCGGCGGCGTTGAACAACATTCCTCTCTGCCGTTTTCGGAGGCGACGGCGCCTGAGCCGCTTGTCGATGAAGAGCCGTTTTCTTTGCCTACTGCAACCGCAGAGCCGGACCTGTTAAGCTCAGTTGCTGATGAGTTTTTTAACTGGTCTCCATACGGCAGCGGCGATGCCGCTTCGTTTGAAAATAAGGCCACGACAACACCGAAGGAATTTGAGGCGCCACATTTTGAATCGGATGAATCATCGTATGAAAATGAAGATGTCCCGTTGGATCACCGCGCGTCTGGAGTGTACGAAGATTCGAATGAACCAAGCGAGACCTCCTTGTGGGCAGGCGATCTTTCTGAAGATGAAAGTGAATCCCCGCCCTCGAACGTTTCGCCGCATGCCGTTGCGCGAGATTCTTTCGATGCTGTTGATCCAGAGCAAGTTTCGGGCGCCTCTGCGCAGACGGAACAATTCTACGATGACTTTGCGTCACAAGATATCAATGATCCCTGGATTCTTGATGAAATAGATACTCTGCCGGAAGAATATGAAATGGAAGAGGTGAATTGGCGGGATGACTCCGGCTATGTTGAAAAAACGCCAACATTTTTGGATGAGAACAGAGAGGCCTCCAGCGGGTATTCAAGCCCAGATCCTGGCGCCGGCAAGAGTTTCGGCGGCGGAGCAGATAATTCTGCTGCCGTGAAACAGGCAGCAACACAGGAAGTCAGGCTGAAAGATTATATGACTGCTTGGGCAGCGGCGCAAAAAAAGCCAACGGCAAAAGCAGAGTCCGCACCTGAGAACGGTTCACGACAAGAGTTGTCTCAGCGGCAGAATGTGTCTGTGAATCCCGCTGCGCCACGGCAACGTCCCGGCGAGACGCCCGCAACTGCTCCGGCGTTTGCTCATATCGACCAGCACAGCAAACAAGCCTTTCGCAACGGGCCCCAGCCGATTCGAAAATTACAAACAACGCAGCGCATGCAATTTGATGGTGATCGTTCGGCTCTTATCCGTCAAATCGTCAGCGAACATCCGCACTATGGTCCGACGATGATCCAAAAGTTTCTTGAAGTGCGAATCGAACCGGCAATCAGCGTGAGCCGGTCCACAGTCTATCGCTGGCTGCGCCAGGAGGAGTTGAACACACGCGAGCAACGTCTGCAATTCGCGGGCAGGGCGACGACGAACTGA
- a CDS encoding glycosyltransferase family 4 protein — protein sequence MSRSRKKVLFIAYIFPPLARAGVHRSVRFARYLPELGWDLTVLTPAERYYPTHSPIDRDLVKKIPAEIALESTPVFQGAASMFHLKDVLRGRQASSPAPKPKVPPVTSKSAKNSAPAKAAAASNAPKRRGAMQKAKDLIYDLFTIPDKDVNWLPYAVARGMKLHRREKFDLIYSTAPPFTDHLVAHLLKKMTGLPWVADFRDPWARAPWKAEILGESLRGKSATYLERQFVLAADRVILNTEWIKSDFAEYYGPQLAQKFSVITNGFDPQDFAGIHPIAPARSAKKLVITHTGALYRKRNPQNFFTACDNLISKHGVAPHELELRFVGTVAPELYSSFECGDALRQVIQVMPPVSHQEALQYQLESDVLLILQPGTSMSVPGKIFEYIGMRKMILAITPRGATADVVRENNLGMIADPDNLAEIENCLLKLVHDFRNGGLQPPSVNGAFTKYNGMELTKQLHLEFMKCLRHG from the coding sequence TTGTCACGGTCACGCAAAAAAGTATTATTTATTGCCTACATTTTTCCTCCGTTAGCGCGCGCCGGCGTGCATCGCAGCGTGCGCTTCGCGCGTTATTTGCCGGAACTGGGTTGGGATCTCACTGTTCTCACTCCCGCAGAACGCTACTATCCTACGCACTCGCCGATTGATCGCGATCTCGTGAAGAAAATTCCAGCAGAGATCGCCCTCGAGTCGACGCCCGTTTTTCAAGGCGCCGCGAGCATGTTTCACCTGAAAGATGTGTTGCGCGGCCGCCAGGCGAGTTCTCCGGCGCCGAAGCCAAAAGTTCCGCCGGTAACGTCGAAATCTGCAAAAAACTCTGCGCCGGCAAAAGCGGCAGCAGCGAGCAACGCGCCCAAACGGCGCGGCGCGATGCAAAAGGCGAAAGATCTTATTTATGATTTATTCACCATCCCGGATAAGGATGTGAATTGGTTGCCGTATGCCGTTGCGCGCGGCATGAAATTGCATCGGCGGGAGAAATTCGATCTGATCTACTCGACTGCGCCGCCGTTTACCGATCATTTAGTTGCGCATTTACTAAAGAAAATGACCGGGTTGCCGTGGGTGGCGGATTTCCGCGATCCATGGGCGCGTGCGCCGTGGAAGGCTGAGATCCTTGGCGAGTCTTTGCGTGGGAAATCTGCGACATATTTGGAACGGCAATTCGTGCTCGCCGCTGACCGGGTGATTTTGAATACGGAATGGATCAAGAGCGACTTTGCCGAGTATTACGGCCCACAGCTTGCGCAAAAATTTTCCGTGATCACGAACGGCTTCGATCCGCAAGATTTCGCCGGCATCCATCCGATTGCGCCCGCGCGTTCCGCAAAAAAGCTGGTGATTACGCATACTGGCGCGCTTTACCGCAAGCGCAATCCTCAAAATTTTTTTACGGCCTGCGATAATCTTATTTCCAAGCACGGCGTGGCGCCGCATGAATTGGAATTGCGCTTTGTCGGAACGGTGGCGCCGGAGCTGTACAGCAGTTTTGAGTGCGGCGACGCGTTGCGCCAAGTGATTCAAGTCATGCCGCCGGTTTCACATCAGGAAGCATTGCAGTATCAACTCGAAAGCGATGTCCTGTTGATTTTGCAGCCCGGCACGAGCATGTCCGTGCCCGGCAAGATTTTCGAATACATCGGCATGCGCAAAATGATTTTGGCGATCACGCCGCGGGGCGCGACCGCTGACGTGGTGCGCGAAAACAATCTCGGCATGATCGCGGATCCGGACAACCTCGCTGAAATTGAGAACTGCTTGTTGAAGCTCGTGCATGATTTCCGTAACGGCGGTTTGCAGCCGCCTTCCGTCAACGGGGCTTTCACCAAATACAATGGCATGGAGTTGACCAAGCAATTGCATCTCGAATTCATGAAATGCCTGCGTCATGGTTGA
- a CDS encoding tetratricopeptide repeat protein has protein sequence MADFLFNDVISSPKGEYFLKTTTDDPQKRITSSFFRNGTLLEMRTREFDPKWSRETLRVRTREFHDEKKDEVQMLIQLADKLQDSNQAETKNLLGQAFFRRGMYEEAIVEFEEAIILNPRISSIYNNLGGAYIAVKRFDDAITVLEQAISMSAGYADFHNNLGLAYLKKEHCKKAVEQFLRALDSNPYYADAYFNLALAYVLNAFTKEDFALSVNCYQKVIENTEKAAKINPSYYNEHTEQSLGFMREKKYEEAYESLQRVLAKVTKPADTSFILDFYLRVIYGSKKLSSSLIWRHIRQLQELIEKYPNYADLYNHLGVAYVIMSKFVNHKAIQQFDKAMALNPAYERAKRNKRLAEYDHKGMQLLFDAVLK, from the coding sequence ATGGCTGATTTTCTATTCAATGATGTGATCAGTTCTCCCAAGGGAGAATATTTTCTCAAGACAACCACCGACGATCCGCAAAAGCGAATCACCTCTTCGTTCTTTCGCAACGGCACGCTGCTCGAGATGCGCACGCGCGAGTTCGACCCCAAATGGTCGCGCGAAACGTTGCGCGTCAGGACACGCGAGTTTCATGACGAAAAGAAAGACGAAGTGCAGATGCTCATTCAGCTCGCGGACAAGCTTCAGGACAGCAATCAGGCGGAAACGAAAAACTTGTTGGGCCAGGCGTTTTTTCGGCGCGGCATGTACGAAGAAGCGATTGTAGAGTTTGAGGAAGCGATCATCCTCAACCCCCGCATTTCGAGCATCTATAACAATCTCGGCGGCGCTTATATCGCGGTCAAGCGCTTTGATGACGCCATCACCGTTTTGGAGCAAGCCATTTCGATGTCGGCCGGGTATGCCGATTTCCACAATAATCTTGGCCTGGCCTATCTCAAGAAAGAGCATTGCAAAAAAGCCGTCGAACAATTTTTGCGCGCCTTGGATAGCAATCCCTATTACGCCGATGCTTATTTCAATTTGGCGCTGGCGTATGTGCTGAATGCCTTTACCAAGGAAGACTTTGCCTTATCGGTCAATTGCTATCAGAAAGTCATCGAAAATACCGAAAAAGCCGCAAAGATCAACCCTTCGTATTACAATGAGCATACCGAACAAAGCCTCGGGTTCATGCGTGAAAAGAAGTATGAAGAAGCATACGAGTCTTTGCAACGGGTGCTGGCAAAGGTAACCAAGCCGGCCGACACCTCCTTCATTTTGGATTTTTATTTGCGGGTAATTTATGGCAGCAAAAAGCTGAGCAGCAGCCTGATCTGGCGTCACATTCGCCAATTGCAGGAATTGATCGAAAAATACCCGAACTATGCCGATTTGTACAATCATCTCGGTGTGGCGTATGTGATCATGAGCAAATTTGTCAATCACAAGGCCATTCAACAATTTGACAAGGCCATGGCGCTCAACCCGGCATACGAGCGCGCCAAGCGGAATAAACGCCTGGCTGAGTATGATCACAAGGGCATGCAATTGCTGTTCGATGCCGTGCTCAAATAA
- a CDS encoding DUF3473 domain-containing protein: protein MKNAITIDVEDWFHVSLFRTKIRRDEWDKLKSTVVQNTCRVLNVFAEKNVKATFFILGWVAERYPEIVVAIKEHGHEIASHGYAHQIVYEQTRKEFTSDVEKSLLILENITGERVLGYRAPTYSITRSSMWAWQTLADLGLVYDSSIFPVKHDLYGIPDAPRFPFEIRFLNQTRLIEFPLSTVVLMKKNFPMAGGGYLRLYPYWFIQRSVRQINAEGRPAILYLHPWEVDADLPRLKVGLFKTMRHYGNLALTEERLRRLLDEFSFGTVSEVLADTEIQTDWPRTAMPAHYGNGKLHASVPAS, encoded by the coding sequence ATCAAAAACGCAATCACCATCGATGTCGAAGACTGGTTTCACGTGTCGTTGTTCCGGACGAAAATCCGGCGCGACGAGTGGGACAAACTGAAGAGCACCGTGGTCCAAAATACCTGTCGTGTGCTCAATGTATTCGCCGAAAAAAACGTCAAGGCGACTTTTTTTATTCTCGGTTGGGTGGCGGAACGCTACCCCGAAATCGTTGTTGCCATCAAAGAACATGGCCATGAAATCGCCAGTCATGGCTATGCCCACCAGATTGTTTATGAACAGACGCGTAAGGAATTCACCTCCGATGTTGAAAAATCCCTGCTCATTTTGGAAAACATCACCGGTGAGCGCGTTCTGGGCTATCGCGCGCCGACGTATTCCATCACGCGCTCGTCGATGTGGGCCTGGCAAACTCTGGCGGATCTCGGCCTGGTTTATGATTCGAGCATTTTCCCGGTAAAGCACGATCTCTACGGCATTCCGGATGCGCCGCGGTTTCCCTTTGAGATACGCTTCTTAAACCAAACCCGTCTCATTGAATTTCCTCTCTCCACCGTCGTGCTGATGAAGAAAAATTTTCCGATGGCCGGCGGCGGTTATCTCCGGCTTTATCCCTATTGGTTCATTCAACGCAGTGTGCGGCAAATCAACGCCGAGGGCCGCCCGGCTATTCTTTATCTGCATCCTTGGGAGGTCGACGCGGATCTGCCGCGACTCAAGGTCGGCTTGTTCAAAACCATGCGCCACTATGGCAATCTGGCATTGACGGAGGAACGCTTGCGCCGCTTGTTGGATGAGTTTTCATTCGGCACGGTGAGCGAAGTGTTGGCCGACACGGAGATTCAAACCGACTGGCCGCGCACGGCCATGCCTGCTCATTATGGCAATGGCAAACTTCACGCGAGCGTGCCCGCATCATGA
- a CDS encoding CpsD/CapB family tyrosine-protein kinase: protein MQKSLTNSIVSVFSDETPEANEFRRLYSKLKNLYAADEMKNFLVTSAKMNEGKSTIAALLACTIARYRNTKTILVDCDLRRPRVHQLFGMPKEEGVADVLMGTRKLDTCFKQTPIENLRLLTSGGVVTSPTELINSARMRDLFSEIKFYFDTIIVDSPPVIPVTDALILSPEMDGALLVLKAGETHKAVVQRAVDLIRNAGLNILGVIINNQKAVLPYYYDHKYYGYSYYNTEEKVK from the coding sequence ATGCAGAAGTCTCTGACAAATTCGATTGTATCCGTTTTTAGCGACGAAACGCCGGAAGCGAATGAGTTTCGGCGGTTATACTCCAAGCTCAAAAACCTGTACGCCGCCGACGAGATGAAAAATTTTCTCGTGACGAGCGCGAAGATGAACGAAGGGAAGAGCACGATCGCGGCGTTGCTGGCGTGTACGATTGCGCGCTACCGCAACACCAAAACGATTTTAGTCGATTGCGATTTGCGCCGGCCGCGCGTTCACCAGCTTTTTGGCATGCCCAAGGAAGAGGGCGTTGCCGATGTGCTGATGGGCACGCGCAAGCTCGACACGTGCTTCAAGCAAACGCCGATTGAGAACTTGCGGTTGTTGACTTCCGGCGGCGTGGTGACGAGTCCGACAGAGTTGATTAATTCCGCGCGCATGCGGGATCTGTTTTCCGAGATCAAATTTTATTTCGACACGATTATTGTCGATTCCCCTCCCGTCATCCCGGTGACCGATGCCCTGATTTTGAGTCCGGAAATGGATGGCGCGCTTTTGGTGCTCAAAGCCGGCGAAACGCATAAAGCCGTGGTGCAACGCGCGGTGGATTTGATCCGCAATGCCGGCTTGAATATTCTCGGTGTGATCATCAACAATCAAAAAGCGGTTTTGCCGTATTATTATGACCATAAATACTATGGTTATTCCTACTACAACACCGAGGAAAAGGTGAAATAA
- a CDS encoding UDP-glucose/GDP-mannose dehydrogenase family protein: protein MRISIFGLGYVGTVTSACFARLGHQVIGVDVNAQKVGLLNDGKSPIVEEEIGELVLQQVRNGKLRATDNIDEAIANSEISLICVGTPSSGNGSLSLHSVFGVCKSIAQALRSKSEDHLVVVRSTVVPGTVNRQLIPLIERESNKALGKGFSICFNPEFLREGSSVKDFDSPPFTIVGVRDQASAEKVRELYKDITAPFYVTNLEVAETVKYASNIYHALKISFANELGSYCKSLGIDSHEVMEMFFKDTKLNISKAYLRPGFAFGGSCLPKDLRALLYHAKSHDLSLPLLEMVLAQGKRKIGVLGLSFKAGTDDLRESPLVLLTETLLGKGYELRVFDRDVSMARLMGGNKEYIEKEIPHLSSLLCRSLDEIVDFAEVIVIGNGNREFASIFDKRKPEQIIIDLVRLLPDNASSQPNYFGLCW, encoded by the coding sequence ATGAGAATCAGCATATTTGGACTTGGTTATGTCGGAACAGTAACGAGCGCGTGCTTTGCGCGCTTGGGCCATCAAGTCATTGGTGTGGATGTCAATGCCCAAAAAGTGGGCTTGCTGAATGACGGCAAGAGTCCGATTGTGGAAGAAGAGATCGGCGAGTTGGTGTTGCAGCAAGTGCGGAATGGAAAGTTGCGCGCCACCGATAATATCGATGAAGCAATCGCGAATTCGGAAATCAGTCTGATTTGCGTCGGCACGCCGAGCAGCGGCAACGGCTCTTTGAGCCTGCACAGCGTTTTTGGCGTGTGCAAGAGCATCGCGCAAGCGCTGCGTTCGAAAAGCGAAGATCATTTGGTCGTCGTGCGCAGCACGGTTGTGCCCGGCACGGTGAATCGCCAGCTCATTCCGCTGATCGAACGGGAATCCAACAAGGCGCTGGGCAAGGGTTTCAGCATCTGCTTTAATCCGGAATTTTTGCGGGAAGGCAGTTCGGTGAAAGATTTTGATTCGCCGCCGTTCACGATTGTCGGCGTGCGCGATCAGGCCAGCGCGGAAAAAGTGCGCGAACTGTATAAAGATATAACCGCGCCGTTTTATGTGACAAATTTGGAAGTGGCCGAAACCGTGAAGTATGCCAGCAATATTTATCACGCCTTGAAGATCTCCTTCGCCAACGAGCTTGGCTCATATTGCAAGAGTCTCGGCATCGACAGCCATGAAGTTATGGAGATGTTTTTCAAAGATACCAAGCTCAATATATCGAAAGCCTACTTGCGCCCGGGTTTTGCATTTGGGGGCTCGTGTTTGCCGAAGGATTTGCGCGCCTTGCTGTATCACGCCAAATCTCATGATTTGAGCCTGCCGCTGCTGGAAATGGTTTTGGCGCAGGGGAAACGCAAAATCGGTGTTCTGGGTTTGAGTTTCAAGGCGGGAACCGATGATTTGCGTGAAAGCCCGCTGGTTTTGTTGACGGAAACCCTGCTGGGCAAGGGATATGAGTTGCGTGTTTTCGATCGCGATGTTTCCATGGCCCGCTTGATGGGCGGCAACAAAGAATACATCGAAAAAGAAATTCCACATCTGTCCTCCTTGCTGTGCCGGTCTCTCGATGAAATCGTTGATTTTGCCGAAGTCATCGTCATCGGCAACGGCAATCGCGAATTCGCGAGCATCTTCGACAAACGCAAACCCGAGCAGATCATCATCGATCTCGTGCGTTTGCTGCCGGATAACGCAAGCTCGCAGCCGAATTACTTTGGCTTGTGTTGGTAA
- a CDS encoding SDR family oxidoreductase codes for MALFLVTGGGGFIGCNIVRTLLERGEQVRVLDNFATGKRSNLAEFDGRFELIEGDIRNGVAVEKAMAGVDYVLHQAALGSVPRSVHDPITSNDVNVNGTINMLWAAKQAKVKRFVFASSSSVYGDTPTLPKEESMAPNPISPYATSKLAGERYALSFYYVYGLPTVALRYFNVFGPKQDPESQYAAVIPRFITALMSGKSPIVFGDGEQSRDFTYIDNVVQANLLACTSPEAPGHFMNVACGERYSLNTLLRHLNQIMKKDIGAIYENGRAGDVKHSMASIERAQKLLSFSPQIKFQEGLNRTVAWYLEHQN; via the coding sequence ATGGCTTTATTTCTAGTGACAGGAGGCGGTGGTTTTATCGGGTGCAATATCGTGCGCACGTTGCTCGAACGCGGCGAACAGGTACGTGTGCTCGACAATTTTGCCACAGGTAAGCGTTCGAACCTCGCAGAATTTGACGGCCGGTTTGAGTTGATTGAAGGCGACATTCGGAATGGCGTCGCCGTCGAAAAAGCAATGGCCGGCGTCGATTACGTGCTGCATCAGGCTGCGCTTGGTTCGGTTCCGCGTTCCGTGCATGACCCGATCACCTCCAACGATGTCAATGTCAACGGCACGATCAACATGTTGTGGGCGGCCAAGCAAGCCAAAGTCAAGCGCTTTGTGTTTGCCTCGTCTTCCTCGGTTTATGGTGATACGCCAACGCTGCCCAAAGAGGAGAGTATGGCGCCGAATCCCATTTCACCCTATGCCACCTCCAAGCTTGCCGGTGAGCGATATGCGCTTTCGTTTTACTATGTCTATGGCTTGCCGACCGTGGCGCTGCGCTATTTCAACGTCTTTGGCCCGAAGCAGGACCCCGAGTCACAATATGCCGCCGTCATTCCACGTTTTATCACGGCGTTGATGAGCGGCAAATCGCCCATCGTTTTTGGCGACGGCGAACAATCGCGCGATTTTACCTATATCGATAATGTCGTGCAGGCAAATTTGCTGGCGTGCACCTCACCTGAAGCGCCGGGCCATTTTATGAATGTGGCTTGTGGCGAGCGGTATAGTTTGAATACATTGTTGCGCCATCTCAACCAAATCATGAAGAAAGACATCGGCGCGATTTATGAGAATGGGCGCGCCGGCGATGTCAAGCATTCAATGGCTTCCATCGAGCGGGCACAAAAACTCCTCTCGTTCTCGCCTCAGATTAAATTTCAAGAAGGGCTGAACCGCACGGTTGCCTGGTATCTCGAACATCAGAATTGA
- a CDS encoding FemAB family PEP-CTERM system-associated protein — protein sequence MIVETLHAQFDEWDRFVTEHPDSRGPHLSGWKQVIEKTFSHPCHYLVARDHGRWRGVLPVTHMRSKLFGSFLVSLPYLNYGGIVAQDEAARAALYEYATRLAKDLKVAHLELRHESSALSNLPTKTHKVSMLLELPADTDTLMKNFKAKLRSQIRKPQKEGLTYRVGREEELENFYHVFTSNMRDLGTPVYPMKFFANILAAFPSNAHICTVYREQEPLASGFVFGFRETLEIPWASSLRKFNALAPNMLLYWGVLEFAIQQGYKVFDFGRCTLNEGTYKFKEQWGAKPVQLHWQYWLSNGSDTLPDLSPHNAKYQMAIQIWQRLPLAVTRLVGPAIVKNIP from the coding sequence ATGATTGTCGAAACCCTCCACGCACAGTTTGACGAATGGGATCGCTTCGTTACGGAACACCCGGATAGCCGCGGGCCGCATCTCAGCGGCTGGAAGCAAGTCATCGAAAAAACTTTTTCCCATCCGTGTCATTATCTGGTTGCGCGCGACCATGGCAGATGGCGCGGCGTTTTGCCGGTGACGCATATGCGCAGCAAGCTTTTCGGCTCCTTTCTGGTTTCTCTGCCTTATTTGAATTATGGCGGCATCGTGGCGCAAGATGAGGCGGCGCGCGCCGCTTTGTATGAGTATGCCACAAGGCTCGCCAAGGATCTGAAAGTGGCGCATCTTGAACTGCGGCATGAATCCTCGGCGCTGTCAAATCTGCCGACCAAGACGCATAAAGTTTCGATGCTGTTGGAGCTGCCCGCGGACACCGACACACTGATGAAGAACTTCAAAGCGAAGTTGCGCAGCCAGATTCGCAAGCCGCAGAAGGAAGGCCTGACCTATCGCGTTGGCCGCGAAGAGGAGTTGGAAAATTTTTATCACGTTTTTACCAGCAACATGCGCGATCTCGGAACGCCGGTGTATCCGATGAAGTTTTTTGCAAATATTCTGGCGGCCTTTCCGAGCAACGCCCATATCTGCACAGTTTATCGCGAGCAGGAGCCGCTGGCCTCCGGTTTCGTGTTCGGGTTCCGCGAGACGTTGGAAATTCCCTGGGCTTCCAGCCTGCGCAAGTTCAACGCGCTGGCGCCCAACATGTTGCTCTATTGGGGCGTGCTGGAATTTGCGATTCAGCAAGGCTACAAAGTTTTTGATTTCGGACGCTGCACGTTGAATGAGGGCACTTATAAATTCAAAGAACAATGGGGCGCCAAGCCGGTGCAATTGCATTGGCAATACTGGCTCTCCAACGGTTCGGATACCCTGCCTGATCTCAGCCCGCATAACGCCAAATATCAAATGGCGATTCAAATCTGGCAGCGGCTGCCGCTCGCGGTCACGCGCCTGGTCGGTCCCGCGATTGTAAAGAATATTCCGTAA